One Etheostoma cragini isolate CJK2018 chromosome 6, CSU_Ecrag_1.0, whole genome shotgun sequence DNA window includes the following coding sequences:
- the tars2 gene encoding threonine--tRNA ligase 1, cytoplasmic isoform X1 encodes MAVTQMFRLFICRTAAPATLRTHRKYSKVCPASSEQLRVFESFREKQSNKRRDEAPGIGLSIRLADGRTVKGTAGVTTPLFVAQSVRAKGALVSKVNGELWELGRPLEADCELQLLGFDTVEGRQAAWRTGACVLGGVLEKVFGAEVCREGASVLGLYCDHLLNSSALSLSDVEDRCKQAAALKLPLSRLELNTEEVQELFQNSKLRMQLVEEQMNGPTITVYRCGDSIAVCDGPLLPHTGLLKVFKTIQLSPVTLANQTESSGLMRLLGVAFPGEKDKEEWEREQEEARRRDHRRIGTDQELFFFNDVSPGSCFFLPKGAYIYNTLTDFIKSEYQKRGFNEVVTPTLYSTALWERSGHWEHYSENMFTVTSEGSQTYALKPMNCPAHCLMFEQRVRSWRELPLRWADFGALHRNELSGALGGLTRVRRFCQDDAHIFCTPEQLEEEIVACLDFVKSVYQVFGFSFNCLLSTRPTPCLGETEQWDNAEQQLERSLQHFGECWELNPGDGAFYGPKIDIQIKDALGRQHQCATIQLDFQLPIRFNLQYVGGDGQLHRPVMIHRAVLGSLERMIAILAENFGGKWPLWLSPAQVMVIPIGGNSESYSKQVFRQLCEAGFMANLNDDQGATLNKKIRSAQLAQYNYIFVVGDKESQSGTVNVRSRGGKQLGRRPTEEVLTSLTQLRDTRSNLDEF; translated from the exons ATGGCGGTGACACAGATGTTTCGACTGTTTATTTGTCGGACGGCAGCTCCTGCGACGCTTCGCACGCACAGGAAGTACAGCAAG GTGTGCCCAGCTTCATCTGAGCAACTGCGAGTCTTTGAGTCATTCAgggaaaaacaaagcaataagAGGAGAGATGAAGCTCCAGGAATTGGCCTCAGTATCCGACTGGCTGATGGCCGGACAGTAAAGGGGACAGCTGGGGTCACCACACCTCTCTTTGTTGCTCAGAGTGTCCG TGCGAAAGGTGCACTGGTCAGTAAGGTGAATGGAGAGTTGTGGGAGCTCGGACGGCCCCTAGAGGCAGATTGCGAACTACAACTTCTGGGGTTTGACACAGTTGAGGGAAGACAG GCGGCATGGAGGACAGGAGCATGCGTCCTGGGCGGAGTGTTGGAAAAGGTATTTGGTGCAGAGGTGTGCAGAGAAGGAGCGTCGGTGCTCGGGCTTTACTGCGACCATCTGCTGAACAGCAG TGCCTTGTCTCTGAGTGATGTGGAGGACAGATGTAAACAAGCTGCAGCCCTTAAACTTCCTCTGTCCAGACTGGAGCTGAATACAGAAGAGGTCCAAGAGCTCTTCCAG AACAGTAAGCTAAGAATGCAGCTTGTTGAGGAGCAGATGAATGGCCCCACCATCACAGTATACAg GTGTGGAGACAGTATAGCGGTCTGTGACGGCCCCCTACTCCCACACACTGGCCTCCTCAAGGTCTTCAAGACAATCCAG CTGTCACCCGTGACTCTGGCCAATCAGACAGAGTCCTCAGGTTTGATGCGTCTTTTAGGTGTTGCCTTTCCAGGAGAGAAGGACAAGGAGGAGTGGGAGAGGGAGCAGGAAGAGGCGAGGAGAAGAGACCACAGACGCATTGGGACG GACCAGGAGTTGTTCTTCTTTAATGATGTAAGTCCAGGCAGCTGCTTTTTCCTGCCTAAAGGAGCATACATCTACAACACCCTCACTGACTTTATTAAG AGTGAATACCAAAAGCGAGGATTCAACGAGGTTGTGACCCCAACCCTGTACAGCACTGCATTGTGGGAGCGCTCGGGCCACTGGGAACACTACAGCGAGAACATGTTCACTGTGACATCAGAGGGCTCTCAGACCTACGCACTCAAACCCATGAACTGTCCTGCGCACTG TCTTATGTTTGAGCAGCGTGTTCGCTCGTGGAGGGAGCTTCCTCTGCGATGGGCCGACTTTGGGGCGCTGCATCGAAATGAGCTCTCCGGAGCGCTGGGAGGTCTCACTCGTGTTCGAAGGTTCTGCCAGGACGATGCTCACATCTTCTGTACACCTGAGCAG CTGGAAGAAGAGATTGTGGCATGCTTGGATTTTGTGAAGAGTGTGTATCAAGTTTTTGGCTTTTCCTTCAACTGCCTCCTGTCTACACGTCCTACACCATGCCTCGGGGAGACTGAACAATGGGATAATGCTGAGCAg cagttGGAGAGGAGTCTGCAGCACTTTGGTGAATGTTGGGAGTTAAACCCAGGAGACGGAGCCTTCTATGGACCAAAG ATTGACATCCAGATCAAAGATGCTCTTGGCAGACAACACCAGTGTGCCACAATCCAGTTGGACTTCCAGCTGCCGATCAGATTTAATCTTCAGTATGTCGG tGGGGACGGACAGTTGCACAGGCCAGTGATGATCCACAGGGCAGTGCTGGGATCACTGGAGAGAATGATCGCTATACTGGCTGAAAACTTTGGAGGGAAATG GCCACTCTGGTTGTCCCCAGCGCAGGTCATGGTAATTCCTATTGGGGGCAACAGTGAGTCATACAGCAAACAG GTGTTCCGGCAGTTGTGTGAAGCTGGCTTCATGGCAAATTTGAATGATGATCAGGGAGCAACCTTAAATAAGAAGATTCGCTCTGCTCAGCTGGCCCAGTACAACTACATATTTG tGGTGGGGGATAAGGAGAGTCAGAGTGGAACAGTAAATGTGAGAAGCAGAGGGGGTAAACAGCTTGGGAGGAGGCCGACAGAGGAGGTGCTGACATCCCTTACCCAGCTACGAGACACCAGGAGCAACCTAGACGAGTTTTAA
- the tars2 gene encoding threonine--tRNA ligase 1, cytoplasmic isoform X3, with protein sequence MAVTQMFRLFICRTAAPATLRTHRKYSKVCPASSEQLRVFESFREKQSNKRRDEAPGIGLSIRLADGRTVKGTAGVTTPLFVAQSVRAKGALVSKVNGELWELGRPLEADCELQLLGFDTVEGRQAAWRTGACVLGGVLEKVFGAEVCREGASVLGLYCDHLLNSSALSLSDVEDRCKQAAALKLPLSRLELNTEEVQELFQNSKLRMQLVEEQMNGPTITVYRCGDSIAVCDGPLLPHTGLLKVFKTIQLSPVTLANQTESSGLMRLLGVAFPGEKDKEEWEREQEEARRRDHRRIGTDQELFFFNDSEYQKRGFNEVVTPTLYSTALWERSGHWEHYSENMFTVTSEGSQTYALKPMNCPAHCLMFEQRVRSWRELPLRWADFGALHRNELSGALGGLTRVRRFCQDDAHIFCTPEQLEEEIVACLDFVKSVYQVFGFSFNCLLSTRPTPCLGETEQWDNAEQQLERSLQHFGECWELNPGDGAFYGPKIDIQIKDALGRQHQCATIQLDFQLPIRFNLQYVGGDGQLHRPVMIHRAVLGSLERMIAILAENFGGKWPLWLSPAQVMVIPIGGNSESYSKQVFRQLCEAGFMANLNDDQGATLNKKIRSAQLAQYNYIFVVGDKESQSGTVNVRSRGGKQLGRRPTEEVLTSLTQLRDTRSNLDEF encoded by the exons ATGGCGGTGACACAGATGTTTCGACTGTTTATTTGTCGGACGGCAGCTCCTGCGACGCTTCGCACGCACAGGAAGTACAGCAAG GTGTGCCCAGCTTCATCTGAGCAACTGCGAGTCTTTGAGTCATTCAgggaaaaacaaagcaataagAGGAGAGATGAAGCTCCAGGAATTGGCCTCAGTATCCGACTGGCTGATGGCCGGACAGTAAAGGGGACAGCTGGGGTCACCACACCTCTCTTTGTTGCTCAGAGTGTCCG TGCGAAAGGTGCACTGGTCAGTAAGGTGAATGGAGAGTTGTGGGAGCTCGGACGGCCCCTAGAGGCAGATTGCGAACTACAACTTCTGGGGTTTGACACAGTTGAGGGAAGACAG GCGGCATGGAGGACAGGAGCATGCGTCCTGGGCGGAGTGTTGGAAAAGGTATTTGGTGCAGAGGTGTGCAGAGAAGGAGCGTCGGTGCTCGGGCTTTACTGCGACCATCTGCTGAACAGCAG TGCCTTGTCTCTGAGTGATGTGGAGGACAGATGTAAACAAGCTGCAGCCCTTAAACTTCCTCTGTCCAGACTGGAGCTGAATACAGAAGAGGTCCAAGAGCTCTTCCAG AACAGTAAGCTAAGAATGCAGCTTGTTGAGGAGCAGATGAATGGCCCCACCATCACAGTATACAg GTGTGGAGACAGTATAGCGGTCTGTGACGGCCCCCTACTCCCACACACTGGCCTCCTCAAGGTCTTCAAGACAATCCAG CTGTCACCCGTGACTCTGGCCAATCAGACAGAGTCCTCAGGTTTGATGCGTCTTTTAGGTGTTGCCTTTCCAGGAGAGAAGGACAAGGAGGAGTGGGAGAGGGAGCAGGAAGAGGCGAGGAGAAGAGACCACAGACGCATTGGGACG GACCAGGAGTTGTTCTTCTTTAATGAT AGTGAATACCAAAAGCGAGGATTCAACGAGGTTGTGACCCCAACCCTGTACAGCACTGCATTGTGGGAGCGCTCGGGCCACTGGGAACACTACAGCGAGAACATGTTCACTGTGACATCAGAGGGCTCTCAGACCTACGCACTCAAACCCATGAACTGTCCTGCGCACTG TCTTATGTTTGAGCAGCGTGTTCGCTCGTGGAGGGAGCTTCCTCTGCGATGGGCCGACTTTGGGGCGCTGCATCGAAATGAGCTCTCCGGAGCGCTGGGAGGTCTCACTCGTGTTCGAAGGTTCTGCCAGGACGATGCTCACATCTTCTGTACACCTGAGCAG CTGGAAGAAGAGATTGTGGCATGCTTGGATTTTGTGAAGAGTGTGTATCAAGTTTTTGGCTTTTCCTTCAACTGCCTCCTGTCTACACGTCCTACACCATGCCTCGGGGAGACTGAACAATGGGATAATGCTGAGCAg cagttGGAGAGGAGTCTGCAGCACTTTGGTGAATGTTGGGAGTTAAACCCAGGAGACGGAGCCTTCTATGGACCAAAG ATTGACATCCAGATCAAAGATGCTCTTGGCAGACAACACCAGTGTGCCACAATCCAGTTGGACTTCCAGCTGCCGATCAGATTTAATCTTCAGTATGTCGG tGGGGACGGACAGTTGCACAGGCCAGTGATGATCCACAGGGCAGTGCTGGGATCACTGGAGAGAATGATCGCTATACTGGCTGAAAACTTTGGAGGGAAATG GCCACTCTGGTTGTCCCCAGCGCAGGTCATGGTAATTCCTATTGGGGGCAACAGTGAGTCATACAGCAAACAG GTGTTCCGGCAGTTGTGTGAAGCTGGCTTCATGGCAAATTTGAATGATGATCAGGGAGCAACCTTAAATAAGAAGATTCGCTCTGCTCAGCTGGCCCAGTACAACTACATATTTG tGGTGGGGGATAAGGAGAGTCAGAGTGGAACAGTAAATGTGAGAAGCAGAGGGGGTAAACAGCTTGGGAGGAGGCCGACAGAGGAGGTGCTGACATCCCTTACCCAGCTACGAGACACCAGGAGCAACCTAGACGAGTTTTAA
- the tars2 gene encoding threonine--tRNA ligase 1, cytoplasmic isoform X2 produces MDHILSERGVAPPSGSSVVCPASSEQLRVFESFREKQSNKRRDEAPGIGLSIRLADGRTVKGTAGVTTPLFVAQSVRAKGALVSKVNGELWELGRPLEADCELQLLGFDTVEGRQAAWRTGACVLGGVLEKVFGAEVCREGASVLGLYCDHLLNSSALSLSDVEDRCKQAAALKLPLSRLELNTEEVQELFQNSKLRMQLVEEQMNGPTITVYRCGDSIAVCDGPLLPHTGLLKVFKTIQLSPVTLANQTESSGLMRLLGVAFPGEKDKEEWEREQEEARRRDHRRIGTDQELFFFNDVSPGSCFFLPKGAYIYNTLTDFIKSEYQKRGFNEVVTPTLYSTALWERSGHWEHYSENMFTVTSEGSQTYALKPMNCPAHCLMFEQRVRSWRELPLRWADFGALHRNELSGALGGLTRVRRFCQDDAHIFCTPEQLEEEIVACLDFVKSVYQVFGFSFNCLLSTRPTPCLGETEQWDNAEQQLERSLQHFGECWELNPGDGAFYGPKIDIQIKDALGRQHQCATIQLDFQLPIRFNLQYVGGDGQLHRPVMIHRAVLGSLERMIAILAENFGGKWPLWLSPAQVMVIPIGGNSESYSKQVFRQLCEAGFMANLNDDQGATLNKKIRSAQLAQYNYIFVVGDKESQSGTVNVRSRGGKQLGRRPTEEVLTSLTQLRDTRSNLDEF; encoded by the exons ATGGACCATATTCTTTCCGAAAGAGGTGTAGCTCCCCCAAGTGGCAGTTCAGTG GTGTGCCCAGCTTCATCTGAGCAACTGCGAGTCTTTGAGTCATTCAgggaaaaacaaagcaataagAGGAGAGATGAAGCTCCAGGAATTGGCCTCAGTATCCGACTGGCTGATGGCCGGACAGTAAAGGGGACAGCTGGGGTCACCACACCTCTCTTTGTTGCTCAGAGTGTCCG TGCGAAAGGTGCACTGGTCAGTAAGGTGAATGGAGAGTTGTGGGAGCTCGGACGGCCCCTAGAGGCAGATTGCGAACTACAACTTCTGGGGTTTGACACAGTTGAGGGAAGACAG GCGGCATGGAGGACAGGAGCATGCGTCCTGGGCGGAGTGTTGGAAAAGGTATTTGGTGCAGAGGTGTGCAGAGAAGGAGCGTCGGTGCTCGGGCTTTACTGCGACCATCTGCTGAACAGCAG TGCCTTGTCTCTGAGTGATGTGGAGGACAGATGTAAACAAGCTGCAGCCCTTAAACTTCCTCTGTCCAGACTGGAGCTGAATACAGAAGAGGTCCAAGAGCTCTTCCAG AACAGTAAGCTAAGAATGCAGCTTGTTGAGGAGCAGATGAATGGCCCCACCATCACAGTATACAg GTGTGGAGACAGTATAGCGGTCTGTGACGGCCCCCTACTCCCACACACTGGCCTCCTCAAGGTCTTCAAGACAATCCAG CTGTCACCCGTGACTCTGGCCAATCAGACAGAGTCCTCAGGTTTGATGCGTCTTTTAGGTGTTGCCTTTCCAGGAGAGAAGGACAAGGAGGAGTGGGAGAGGGAGCAGGAAGAGGCGAGGAGAAGAGACCACAGACGCATTGGGACG GACCAGGAGTTGTTCTTCTTTAATGATGTAAGTCCAGGCAGCTGCTTTTTCCTGCCTAAAGGAGCATACATCTACAACACCCTCACTGACTTTATTAAG AGTGAATACCAAAAGCGAGGATTCAACGAGGTTGTGACCCCAACCCTGTACAGCACTGCATTGTGGGAGCGCTCGGGCCACTGGGAACACTACAGCGAGAACATGTTCACTGTGACATCAGAGGGCTCTCAGACCTACGCACTCAAACCCATGAACTGTCCTGCGCACTG TCTTATGTTTGAGCAGCGTGTTCGCTCGTGGAGGGAGCTTCCTCTGCGATGGGCCGACTTTGGGGCGCTGCATCGAAATGAGCTCTCCGGAGCGCTGGGAGGTCTCACTCGTGTTCGAAGGTTCTGCCAGGACGATGCTCACATCTTCTGTACACCTGAGCAG CTGGAAGAAGAGATTGTGGCATGCTTGGATTTTGTGAAGAGTGTGTATCAAGTTTTTGGCTTTTCCTTCAACTGCCTCCTGTCTACACGTCCTACACCATGCCTCGGGGAGACTGAACAATGGGATAATGCTGAGCAg cagttGGAGAGGAGTCTGCAGCACTTTGGTGAATGTTGGGAGTTAAACCCAGGAGACGGAGCCTTCTATGGACCAAAG ATTGACATCCAGATCAAAGATGCTCTTGGCAGACAACACCAGTGTGCCACAATCCAGTTGGACTTCCAGCTGCCGATCAGATTTAATCTTCAGTATGTCGG tGGGGACGGACAGTTGCACAGGCCAGTGATGATCCACAGGGCAGTGCTGGGATCACTGGAGAGAATGATCGCTATACTGGCTGAAAACTTTGGAGGGAAATG GCCACTCTGGTTGTCCCCAGCGCAGGTCATGGTAATTCCTATTGGGGGCAACAGTGAGTCATACAGCAAACAG GTGTTCCGGCAGTTGTGTGAAGCTGGCTTCATGGCAAATTTGAATGATGATCAGGGAGCAACCTTAAATAAGAAGATTCGCTCTGCTCAGCTGGCCCAGTACAACTACATATTTG tGGTGGGGGATAAGGAGAGTCAGAGTGGAACAGTAAATGTGAGAAGCAGAGGGGGTAAACAGCTTGGGAGGAGGCCGACAGAGGAGGTGCTGACATCCCTTACCCAGCTACGAGACACCAGGAGCAACCTAGACGAGTTTTAA